DNA sequence from the Acanthopagrus latus isolate v.2019 chromosome 15, fAcaLat1.1, whole genome shotgun sequence genome:
GGGAAGATGTTCGCCGGTTGTTCCCTTTCTTTGAGAAAAACGTCTGGGAGATCCTGAGGGAATCAGGATACCTTCACATCCAGGCCACTAAACCAGACACTGCAGGTGGGGACATACATGACCAGGAAACAGAGTCAGATCTTATTATAACTCTGACACCATTTACAGGTCAAAGATGAACTCACTGTTCTGCAAAGACACCACGTGAAACAATCCAGCTGTTGCTAGTATCTTGTAATCtcagtgtgttgttatttcAGATCTAAATCTGTCTTTACAGGCTGTGGAGTGAATGACTCCCCTGTAGGCTTGGCGGCCTACATTCTGGAGAAGTTCTCCTCCTGGACCGATCTCAGTAACAGAAATCTGATGGACGGTGGGCTGGAAAGGTACAAGAAGGAGTTCAGTTTTGCCTTCTTATTATTTTCAGCTTAAGTATAACACAGTTGTTGATTCTACATGGTTTGTTGTACAGGAAATTCAGCCTGGATGACCTTCTGACAAATGTCATGATCTACTGGACCACAAGCTCCATAGTCTCCTCTATGCGCTTCTACAAAGAGAACCTTAAGAGCAATCCTAACAACAGAATTGATGCAAAGTATGTGACCAAACCCTCTTACGATTTAAACCATGAAATCATCGCCTTTTAGAGCACCATATTATCATATCGTGTTGTAACTTATAAaggtttgtgtttggttttagGACAGGGATATTTGTGCCCACTGGACTCGCCGCCTTCCCTCATGAGCTGATGCACTGCCCGAAGTCGTGGGCACAAATTAGGTATCGAAACATCTACTCCTACACTTTCATGCCCCGAGGTGGTCACTTTGCTGCATTTGAGGAGCCTCAGCTGCTAGCTGACGACGTCATTCAGTTCATCAAAAAAGTGGAGAAGTGAACCCGGTGATGCGATTTCAGACAAATGTCATATTGATAcatctggttttttttttaattgcttctgTGTTTGCAGCACTGTCAAAATCATGTTCAGGttttaattaaaggaaacatataCACAGAGGATACTGGCACATACTGGATCAAAGAAAGTAATATACTGCACTCATCCTTTCAGGttatgttaattaaaaatatattgcaccaatattatgtgtgttttgtgtttattgtctttaaaaagTTAGTGATCTGTAATGCAAAAACATTCttcataaatataaacattaataGAAAATGTCCTTAGATTTAATCACATGACAACAAAGCTTCAAGAACACATTCCCTTGGTATTACAGAAAAGATAACACACTGCTGGTGTCCTTAAACCCACCATTGTTTAAATGTgcatacttttactttttagtcagagatataaaaaagaaacccataatttattaaaatgtagACAGTTGAATTCAAAATTCATTTGaagcattaaaatgtaattctagTATTTGGGCTCCAGAAACTGCGCTCCAATCTTTGTACCTCGCTCTTTCCAACATTCTGGCTCACTTGCTGAAGCCCCTGATAGCCATGGGTGCCTGAAACCACACATAATCCTGCCAGTCTGAACCCTCTGCCCTCTGTCCCTTACAGGTGCTGGGGTCAGTAGACAGAGCAATTACTTGGTTCTTTACTCGGGTTGGCACTTTAAATTGTAGTTTAGGGCGAAACCAACCCACACCACAATCCCGGTGAGCCAGCACCAACACCGTGGTGGACATTAAACGAACGGGTTTGGTGTCGGACAAAAGGTCAGCTACGAAGAGTGTGCGGAAGAGCTGCCTTAAGCAGGAGGATACCCGCAGACATTGATCTCCACTGGCCACGACCAGAGCCTCCATGTTGATCTCGTAGATCTCTTTGGGGAGGACGAGGGAGCCACCCATTAGCAGTAACACGCGGGGCACCCTGCTGATGGAAAACagcacctccagctgctgcagcacctcctccagctcctgaagGGTCTGCTGACACTTGCGCCCGTCCATGTCTGCAGACTGCACTGGCCTCCGACTCACTGTGTCTTTATCCTGACAACCAAACACTTTGACTTGATTTCatacaaaacaatatttcttcATTGATGAACATATCATGTACAGTttgaaaatctttattttacCTGCACTGAGGCTTGCTGTTTCTTCTGCGAGTACACCAGCTGGTCATATGTCATGGGTAGCTGCTGCCTCTGATAGAGAATGCACTTGAGGATCTCGCTGACGAAGCGGCAGCAGCCTTCCTGAGTTGCAGTGCCGGGGAAGACCACGCTCACAAGGCCCTCCTCCCGTGCCCTTCTCACCACCTCAGCATCACTGGCCTCtgtgttattgtgttgtttaCTGGGAGTCACATTGGAATCTTGCACACTGGACTGACCAGAAGTCCCTTGTTCTTGAGTGTTGTCTGTCCAAATGATGAACAGAATAATGTCATTAGGATGCGCAATGGACATGCAGTGTCAGCAAATTCTGTATCTGCAATAACCTATTAATTAAATAAGCAGAGCTCTGAATTTCAAGTAGGGCCTGACTGATACTCAATCAGATGCTGACAcaagtgagtgaaaaaaatccaataacAATATTACAGTCTGTATGAACaaattttcttttgcaaaaaTCCCTCACAAACAGTCTAACAATAACTTTTACTGCCTAAGGTGACAATGAAACAGTAAACATCACTTGGAATTGAATCATTATGAATGATCACAATcattttttctgtaatattgtctCCAAAAAGTGTTCATGATGGGGCATATTGGGCAATATGCTGACACTGAAAAATCTGTGGTAGGCCAGTATCGCAGATGAGATCACACAATCAATATATCTATCAGGCTCAACCTTTCAGTAAATGTAGATGAGTGAAAACTTTCCCTCTTAAATGGGGTGGAGTGGCATAAAATAAGTACTCAAAATAACCTAAAAACTATATCTATGTGCACTACTTCCCTATAGGCACTATTTTGGTGTTAAAATTGTGTCAACTAACGTTAGTCCTCTGGACACATATACCACATCTGTACTTTTACaacagagggaagagaaatCTCCTTTgacattatttaaatgaaaaggcAGTGTTTTGACCACCTGCCAGCTTTACACTCAGCTTCCGGTGTGGATCTCTGGAAGAAAGGGTCCAATAAATATAGGTTCCCAAGTTTCCTTCATTGGGGTCCTTGTCAGAAACATGCTAGAAATGAGTAAGTTAGCCACATTGAGCCCCCATGGGGACACATGGGCTCCCGCAGCAGTTGTGTTACCGACCTGGAGTGATGGTTGTGGCGGTGTTTTCCTTGTCTTCGCTGCTCTTCACACGATGCTGTTTTGTATTTAGTCGGTGTTCAGGTGTGGCCTCTTTCAATTCAGCCCCATTTTTCGCCTTTAAGAGTGTGTTTACGGCCTGCGGGGAGAGCTGCTCGGCAGAATTTCCGCATGAATTTGAGTCGTCGGTAAAACTCAGTAACGTTAAAACTTCACACGTCACATTCGGCTCCTCCACGCTGCTGATAGCTTTATCCGACGTAAACGAAAGGCGTCTCTTCACCTCACTTTCACCGGTTTTAAAAACCGTCTTATTGTCGGCATATTCCGAGTTTAAAGTTGGTTTAAATATATTCGGGTCTTCTGCCATAGTTTTGAATGTCCCCGCCGGCTGTTCCCCGCACTGCATCATGGGAATCGACAGCAATGCCGCGTTCACGAACCCTCTCGTCAAAGTCGTAAAACAGGCAACACACAATTACGATTATCCGACTAGTTAGATGTTCATAACTACACCAAAATGCGATTGTTCTTGTGGACGCGAAGGCATGGGTTTGCATGTgattcttgtcatttttttcatcgTCACTGGCTTATAGAAGTTATTTCGAATAAGACTTGGACTTAAGCGTTCTGATTGTGTCATTTTGTAACAGCCCAGCCTAAATGTAGCAAGATGCACACGACTTCCTTTACTGCTTAATCAATTTACCTGCCCGGTTTTGCTGCGTTCAAGTACTGCTGTAGGACTTTCCGGTGTGTCTCAAATGCAATACAGAGAATGACACTGCAGATATGGATGTTGTTGCCATACAGTGGGTTTATTGATCAGAAAACTGATTTTCATGAAATCATCTGTGTGCAAACATTGCTTGGTCTAGATATAATAACATCTTCTTTTTCAGCCTCGAGCTGCATAATGAAAGAGCTTGTGATTATaagtaaattttaaaaaaaaacaaccaaaaaaaaaaagtaaaataaatgttttgtgttcacTTTAGCTGCTCGTAATAGGCTGCACCTCAGTGGCAGGTTTGTGTAGTGCATTGAGAAAATGAGAACAGGCCCCAGGTGTGATAATTAGGCTTGAAACATGCTGCACTGACTTCGGGCGGATGTCAAACTTCTCTCACtaagagggagaaaacaggCTGTTAAGAGTTGCTGGGTTTGATTAATAATGGCCTCAGTGCGAGTAGCGGTCCGAGTTCGTCCTTTGAACAAAAGGCAGGTATAACGATTGCTTTTGGATTTTTCCTCAGGCTCTTCTCTGAAAATGAACTTTATCACTCTTTCCACAGAGAAAGGCAGTTATCATCAAGCGTTATAGTTCACGTGAAGGAAAACACCACATCTATCCATAAGGTATCTAATCACGAAACCAAGACACACTACACTGCAGGCTGTTGAGGCTTTTCACCAAGAGTGggctgtgctgtgtttgaaaCTTTAGCCATCGTCTGTTGGAGGAGAAAAGCTGAAGGACAGAGTGAAGATCTTCTCTTATGAGTTCTCTTATGATTCAACTGACAGAAGAAGTCCTGCATTTGCATCCCAGGAGAGGGTATTCATATGTTTAAATATCTGTTTGAACCATCTGCAGAAAGTTTTTGTATTGTAGTGAAGGTGAAatgcatgttttcctttttttaatccatAAAACAGTCTTTCTAAccttttctctgcttctttaGATTTTTCATGACTTGGGGTCTGATGTCCTGAAAGCTGCATTTGAGGGTCTCAACACCTGCGTGTTTGCCTATGGCCAAACAGGCTCGGGGAAGTCTTACACCATGATGGGTCACGCAGTAAGGCCTTCTCAGCTTTCTCTGCACTCTTACTGAAGATTAAGGAAGCCATATTAAATCTATCTTGAGAAGGTGCGGTCCTATAAACATTCACAGGTCTTTTTCCAACTTGTACTGCCCTGTAAATTAGCCCCTCAGTCACCCGGGACATCCACAATCACACTGGAGGGCTAAAATTGCAAAATGGCAGCGCTAACCCAGTGTACGGGTAACTCCTCACCACATTAGAAACTGACTGATGGCAGCGTCATCaggcgccccccccccccgcccctccttttctctccatttatCTCTAATCAGAAAATGTGATGAGAGCAGCAGCCCACGGCTTTTCTCTCACTCACCTTGCACGGCAATGGGAAATGCACATTACCAGTGAGGTTTCTGCTTGTCTACCAGGAGGCTTGTGCAAGGTCATCAGCCGAGCGCCTGTCAACATCCCAGATAATTATATATGGCTCTTAATGCTTACTATCTGTTACTTTGTAATTAAAACAAGAGGGCATGCAGCTCAGAGTGGAATTGCTTTTATGCTCCAGTAACTCCATATCAGATGAGCTGTTGTCTGTGTTGCTCAGCAGTCTTTGCATGTGCTGAGTCGTGGTCACGGCGCAGCATAGACACCCAAATTAAGAGTGCATGATAGCAGCAGAATGAAATTGTCACTTTAAAAAGTACACTATGAATAACACTATCATTTTGTCATGAGAGCTCTAAATGCAtcgttgtttttctttttaatttgtcagGATGATAAAGGTTTAATCCCCCGGATCTGTGAAGGCTTGTTCAGCGAGATAAGAAGCAAGAATAAGGCTGTGTCATTCTGTACAGAGGTCAGGTAAGGTGTGCTTCCCCTTATCCTGAAATCTTTGTCATGGAGTGTCAAAATCCTGTCAAATCCATTTCACAACAGCATTTTGATGATGAATATTAGATAGTAATAGGAGGAAAGGGCtatatttttttgggggggcgggGGCAGCACTAAATTCTGCACCATATGTTGGGGTGACGTTCTTTTATTTGCTGATCTAATGCCTGCAGTAAATGGATATTTGGAACCATGTTTAACCATTTAAGCTGGACTGCCATGACCCAATCTCCATGTGATGGACCCCTCGAGGCCTCTCCacaattctgttttattctaaTTTTTGAATGcctttgtcattttgagataTGGCATCTCTAATTCAAAATggcagagggaaaaggagatGGATGAAGTTCCCCTGGGATTACTtgtaaatccttttttttatatcaggAAGCCAGATAGGTTAAAATTAGTTTTTTGACAATCACAAAATAGTTTTCAACATATGGTAAGATAGTTTTGAAATACAGAATTCTTAACCAGATTCTATCAATTTCTTctcttgtatttcttttctgttgctgaAAATGCACCTAACATTACTTCAGTGTGGCTATAAGGCCCCGGTTAGTCTCTGACACCCGGAAAGCTTTTGTGAATCATCACTTTAAAATTACACAGAACTACAGAACATTTCATGAGTGCACCCAAAAGTATTGTGACCACCTAAAAAGAAGTGAACAAATGGATAATGTGCCTTGGGTCTCCAGTCAGAATTAAGAGAACACCTTTTCCAGCtaatgaaatgttgtttccCAGTTATTTCTGtcttatactgtatgttttgcaGCTGAGGCCACTGTATTTGAATgctaaacatttaaaagtttacCACCTACGAACCAGAGGCCAAAACcttttatcatttatatatGTCGGTATACTTTCATGCAGTATTTAACCTCATGGCGGTGGAATCGGTGTAAAATGGATATTATGGTCAAACGGGGAAAAAGGGATTCATTTATCACTTTATGTAGCTAGAACAGACATATAACTTCAGAGAAGCGTAGGGCCCAACTGTAATGCATTCCTTTTTTAGAACCAGAGAAGGGCAGCATTAAGGCTTTATTACTTTAATCACATAATGATCGAAATCCCAGATGATATCTAGTCTCATCACAGTATCTGTTTCATGGCTACACGTCCAAGCGGTACTCCTCAATGATAAGCCTGGGAGATGAAATTGAGGATCTTTAGCTTATCACGCTACTCTGAAGCCATTATTTTACCATTTGTTATCATGTGTGCTGCTGGCACATCTTTCTGGTTTTATCAAGTCTAGAAGCAAGAATAATGCTGTGTCATTCTGTACAGAGGTCAGGTTAGGTCCGCTTCCTCTTATCCTAAAGTCTTCGTCATGGAGTGTCACAATCCTGCACATTTCACAACAGCATTTTCATGATGAACTGAAAAATATTAGTTAGTAACAGGGGAAGGGGTATATatgtattatgttttttattattattattattattttttttttggggtaCCGGCATATAAAGCTGGCAAAGTAACAGCACTAAATTCTGCGCTACATGTTGGGGTGATGCTCCTTTATTTGCTGATCTAATGCCTACagtattttattacttttaatcACATAATAATCAAAATCCCAGATGATGTCTAGTCTCATCACAGTATCTGTTTCATGGCTACATGTCCAAGCTGTACTCCTCAGTGATAAGCCTGGGAGATGAAATTGAGGATTTTAAGCCTATCAAGCTACTCTGAAGCCATTATTTTACCATTTGTTATCATGTGTGCTGCTGGCACATCATTTTGGTTTCATCAAGTCTAGAATAGgttgggttttcttttttttttgaccagcTCTACAGGGCCTTTTCATTGCATGAAAATGACAGTGGGAttgcttttgaaaaataacacatttctgatgcgttattttgctttttacaCTCAGAAGAAAAGTGGATCCTACAGGAAGCGCGCAGCATTTTTCTCgcaaacaacattaaaaacagaatttcagACATGTTTGGATCAAGTAGACAGGAAATTAGTTTAACGTAGATTCAGTCACTATAGCGGCCCAGTTTGTTGGTCAGACCCTCACCATGGTACTAAATTCTCTATTGGTAGCTCCACATTCATCCCCACATTATAAACACCTtcatacatttttgtaattgtAAGGAGGTGATGGTCGTTGGAATATTATGTAACTGGCCTGATGATCCTCcctgttttttattattgtaatCATGACCTCCAGTCATTTAGAAGCCATCTAAAATTGTAACCCATTTGATTTCCCAATGCTGTGCCAGAAAACAACTTGCATGGCTACATCCACAGGATATGGTCCTATGCCATTTCATTACTGTCACGCTCTCGTAAAGCCTAATTGCTCCATGCCTTGCATTGTTTTTGAATCAGCCACTCAGAGTAGTCCTTTTGCTCCTTGCACACACCCACCGCAGTAATGACTGAAGCGCTCCGTCGAAGCctgctttgcatttgtttgtttgtttattcatcgCAAATTCAAGCGGaacaatgcacacacagtaaTCTGGCTTTAAACCTGCATCTCTTTCCATAGTAGACAGTGAATAGGAActtgttttgttctcatttgGTGCTGTGCCATCCACATATCAACACGGAAACCCTTCATTaatttgtgcctgtgtgtgcaaTCTTGAATCaaattttgcatttgtgtttctgcCTTGGCGCTAGCTATTTGGAGATCTATAATGAACGCGTGCAAGACCTTCTCACGAAGAGGACTGCACCCACAGATGGTGGAGGCCTGAGAGTGAGGGAGCACCCCAGGGATGGACCCTATGTAGAGAGTAAGACAGGATTTTAATTGTTTCTTGTCTCTGTTGTCTGAGCTGAGTTTGTGAATGCAGAAATATCTCATACAGATTAAAACGTGTGTGTAGATCTGTCCAAACACTCGATACTCAGCCACAGTGACTTGGAGGACCTGATCGTTCTCGGGAATGCCAACCGCACCACGGCCAGCACAGGCATGAATAACGTCAGCAGCCGCTCCCATGCCATCTTCACCATCAGCATCACCCAGGTGCGCGGTAGTTCTATGTGTCCTTCCTGCCAGGTTGAATCAgagttaacattttttaaagttttcctGTAAACTCTTTGGATGTTGGTTAAGGCCATCCCTCAAGAGTTCCAATTAGCcttgtttatctgttttgtgtAATGCTCATTTCTAACGTCTTCAAAGGCTTTTCCATCTGAAGTTGCACCTCAGTCATGATACCACCTACATGCCTAAGTATTCCTCTGTGACATTGCCTCTTTGAACTCAAAGACGTTTGCTCAGTATTGTTTTTGCACGCCATGGAGGTGGAGTTGCCACGTGAGACACAAAATAAGATCCACCTGGTAGACCTGGAAGGCAGCGAGAGAGCCAATGCCACGTGCACAATGGGCACCAGGCTAAAGGAAGGAACCAACATCAACAAATCACTAGTTACCCTGGCCAGTGTGATCTCAGCTCTGAGTAAATGGCAGGTTACTGAATGACTGAAATGCCAAGATACTACATCTCTCTCTAGTATTACTGAGCCAGTGAAAAGACAGTGaataattgttttcattgtgaggATGGTGAGTTTGATGTTgctacattttctttgtatttctttttcctattttttttttttttttttttttttgcatgccaCAGGCGTGGTTGGATGCAGAGTTGCCACGTGAGACCCTAAGTAAGATCCACCTGGTAGACCTGGCAGGCAGCGAGAGAGCCAACGCCACATGCACAACGGGCACCAGGCTGAAGGAAGGTGCCAACATCAACAAATCGCTGGTCACCCTGGGCAGTGTGATCTCAGCTCTGGGTAAATGGcagatgactgactgactgacacaccATGACACCACATCATTCTCTAGTTTTTAGCCAGTGAATAGATGGTAATTGTTTTTAGGACATCAGTGGAATTGCTCCATCGATCTCTGATGATTTATGTTTCATTCCATTTAAGGAGACACTCaattcataattttattttgggttactactagaatagattacatgctttaatgctcaaaaaaatgcatcctttttctcaaactgtccagtgctgcaaaACTGTATTACccctctgttttagctcctgtctcttcaaAGCCCCAAATAccaagtctcctctgattggacagctcACATACGCCAAAGCCAGCATCATTCACCACGTCTCCGGTTGGCTGTGTTGTATTTTCAGCTTctagttagcttcacttctactgTGAATAtgggcataaattatgcaaatctGTGACAGGAAGTGTCCAGGAGCAGTGTGTTCTATAGGAGAGAGGAGAtcctgttggtgtggacttcaGGCTTTTCTAACTTTCAAGACAATTTACATGCTCAAGAACCTATAACTCTACACTCCTACACTGAAGGAAAGACAGcaaaaagcataatatgtcttCTGTTGTGATAAAATTTAAGGCTGGAATTTGACTCACTGCAATGACCTGTACAGTTTTACTTTTCCACCGTCTCtgagtcagtgtttttctctctgtgtaaCCCACCCAGCTGACCTTAGTGGGGGagcaacaacaaagaagaagcAGATCTTCATTCCCTTCAGAGACTCTGTGCTGACATGGCTACTAAAAGACAGCCTGGGTGGAAACTCTTTGACTACTATGATAGCAAGTATGTACTGAAATTCAGAACTTTGCTGACCTCATGACATCTCATGCTTCTTCCAGAAAGTGTGCATCAACCGTTTTATTCTTACTGGGTCTTGAGAATGTTTCAAAAAATAGAAGGTGATTTTTGCCACATaatcctgtgtttttattttaccacTGCACATTTATCCCTGGTGATTTTTACATGGCAGCCGTTTCTCCCGCCGATGTGAACTACATTGAGACCCTGAGCACTTTGCGCTACGCCAGCCGAGCCAGAAACATAGTAAACTCTCCCACTGTGAATGAGGATGGCAGCGTGAAGGtgatcagagagctgcaggcGGAAGTTACCAGGCTCCGAAGACTACTAGAGGTTGCCAGTCAGTTCTTGCATATGTTcaaaatgcagtgtgtgtgttgacagtgttttaaTGAGATACATTTTAGGTTTGACAATCTTTTCTCCATTACTCCAGGTTTCCAATGGGGAGCTGCCATCCTCTGTGGACGTAGCGGACGAGCTGCATCAAAATGAGGAAAAGGTGAGTCACCCACTGTCAAAGGAAAACCTGTGTGTTCTGATGTTCTCCCCTGTAAATAATACACCTGCTCCTTCTGCTGTACCACCCTCCAGGTTCTGGCACTGACTAAGAAGTGGACCAGCGAATGGGGCGAGACCCAGAGTACTCTGCAGGTAAAACGATGATGCACTCATGTAGTAAAGGCTGCACAAGTTGTCGTCTTTTTAAATAATCATCTTTGAAAGATCaacaatcaagaaaaaaagttcTTGGCCCTCTCAAATGATTCATGTAATTGTAATATGTGTTTCGTGCTTTTTATTTGTCCCTGAGATATATGATAAAGACCACCAGGTGGCCTCCTCCAGCCACTCCATCAATTTATTGTTGTAatattgcctcattaatattgtaaaaactaaaatgctGACTTTAAATCTTCTTCTCCAAAAGTACAAGTGACCTTTTTAAAgacttgcaaaaaaaaccctgtagTTAGACACagtaaaagtcttttttttctttctttcatacAGAGCAGAGtaaacatttcagaataaatgttaggtacttttgttcagttgtttttagttactcttgttgttttatatttctgttgcCTGCCTTGTTTTCTACACTGTCATTTTCAATCTCGCAATATTTCATAAGAAACTTGACTTCCccttttacaaagaaaaattcAGCATTGCATTTTAAATAGTTTTATCGTTGAATGATCAACTGCACTCCACAAATTCTGAACCATTTCAAATCAGCCATGTAATTGGAACGTGTTTCTTGCTTTGTCTATTTACATGTATGACTAAACCGCCAGATGGCCCTGACTTGTGGCCTCATCCAGCCACCCCCTCATTACTTTTATTCAGACGCAATAGGAGTTGAAAGGATTGTTAACCTTTCTCACAACACATTGATTAAAAGGCCAAGTGAGCATTTGTAAAAACATGCTGGGGCCAGTCAGTTAGTTTGACTCACAAACGCTTGGTGCTGCTTGTTTTGATTCTTGTATGAGAGCTAAGACAATAACTGGTTTTCTTCCAGTCATCCAGTTTGTTGCGGCACTTTTGATGAATCAATACATATcctaaaggtgcactatgtggtttttTGGAAGAGAGAAAGATCTTAACTGACTAATTTTTGTCATGCCTTGAACAACTAAACACTTTCTCCATTTTGATTATGACTGAATAATACATATTCTGATGAAATGACTAAATTGATATGAGTTTTTATCATTACCTCATAcctaaatattaaaatatccagtttttATCCAAAAGCACAAAGTGCCCTTTTAAAGACTTGCAGTAAAACTCTGTAGTTAGACATAACTTAAACTTACATAttgttgttatattgttttCCTTTCGCACAGAGTACACGCTAGAGTAAATGTTGGGTGCCTTTATTCAGGCATATTCTTTGAAGAGGAGGGCTGAAAAAAGGCAGGCAACAATCTACTAATATGTCATAACACATTTGCACTTTTAAGTCTGACATCCAGTTGGAACAATAGTTGTGTTTTGAAGAGTGCTGATGCCATTTGAAGCTTGGTACAAAAGGATGTATGTAAGTAAAACGGAAGGCCACTGAGTACATTGTGTGATGGTTTGCTCTATTAATTCTAACACTAACATTAAACAAAGCAGGCAGCCCCATGCAGCAGTGCTGCGTGCAGTAAAGACTTCCTACCAGCTGGTGTCACTGCAAGTCTTGTGAACAGCCACAGCCATTTCATGGAGTGGAGAGGGGAACGGGGAGTAGAGTCAACCTGgcatttaaatttaattttccatctatttaaattttaaatggcaacaaaaaagCCAAGTTCTTGTAATGATCGTAAAAGTTAGTATGCGACAGTGTTTGGGGAGTCTCgcaaagagaaacagaacagataTGCCTTCAACTCAGTGTGGTTTCTCTGAGGCTGGAACAGAGTGGCAGGCAGCATCTTTGCGAGACCCCGAGCTGcaacaacgacaaaaaaaaaatgccaccaTTTGCCAGCCTAGAATTTACTCTCAACACTTTTTCCTCTGTTGAATTTGTGCCCAACCTCCCAAATAACCGCAAATGTCATCTGTTTGGGACTCATCCTGTTCAGTCAAGTAGCCTGTTGCATTATGCATTGAATGGTGAAGCGTGCTACTCATGAAAAGTATTTAGTGACTTGTTGTCTCCCTCACACATGCTAGCTGTAGCATTTCAAACTGTTCTTACGATCTGCCCATTTGGAAGTTTTCtgaatatatgtatgtatttcttaGTTTGAAGCAGCCAGTAGAGTGAGTGGTCA
Encoded proteins:
- the kif16bb gene encoding kinesin-like protein KIF16B isoform X4, which gives rise to MASVRVAVRVRPLNKRERQLSSSVIVHVKENTTSIHKPSSVGGEKLKDRVKIFSYEFSYDSTDRRSPAFASQERIFHDLGSDVLKAAFEGLNTCVFAYGQTGSGKSYTMMGHADDKGLIPRICEGLFSEIRSKNKAVSFCTEVSYLEIYNERVQDLLTKRTAPTDGGGLRVREHPRDGPYVENLSKHSILSHSDLEDLIVLGNANRTTASTGMNNVSSRSHAIFTISITQAWLDAELPRETLSKIHLVDLAGSERANATCTTGTRLKEGANINKSLVTLGSVISALADLSGGATTKKKQIFIPFRDSVLTWLLKDSLGGNSLTTMIATVSPADVNYIETLSTLRYASRARNIVNSPTVNEDGSVKVIRELQAEVTRLRRLLEVSNGELPSSVDVADELHQNEEKVLALTKKWTSEWGETQSTLQEEAVALRKEGSGVVLDCQLPHLIGIDDDLLSTGIILYYLKEGRTMIGSDEASCSQGIVLHWPGLLAEHCVLESRAGTVTLIPQDGALCSVNGSVVTEPCQLTQGAIIQLGRGTVLRFNHPTEAAHLKEKCQSGLLSAVILSLTDMTKSAENLSEVMLQTPGKMEEKLNQQEVEQQVQESQNRRNRDIKRLSEENCGAPHQPRAEEKTTGAEMKETVCGRMDVPSTETAESEVPSSCPTSATVEKLVTTGKRHRRHSPLSAVLNKKLFGMDLKL
- the kif16bb gene encoding kinesin-like protein KIF16B isoform X3, with translation MASVRVAVRVRPLNKRERQLSSSVIVHVKENTTSIHKPSSVGGEKLKDRVKIFSYEFSYDSTDRRSPAFASQERIFHDLGSDVLKAAFEGLNTCVFAYGQTGSGKSYTMMGHADDKGLIPRICEGLFSEIRSKNKAVSFCTEVSYLEIYNERVQDLLTKRTAPTDGGGLRVREHPRDGPYVENLSKHSILSHSDLEDLIVLGNANRTTASTGMNNVSSRSHAIFTISITQAWLDAELPRETLSKIHLVDLAGSERANATCTTGTRLKEGANINKSLVTLGSVISALADLSGGATTKKKQIFIPFRDSVLTWLLKDSLGGNSLTTMIATVSPADVNYIETLSTLRYASRARNIVNSPTVNEDGSVKVIRELQAEVTRLRRLLEVSNGELPSSVDVADELHQNEEKVLALTKKWTSEWGETQSTLQEEAVALRKEGSGVVLDCQLPHLIGIDDDLLSTGIILYYLKEGRTMIGSDEASCSQGIVLHWPGLLAEHCVLESRAGTVTLIPQDGALCSVNGSVVTEPCQLTQGAIIQLGRGTVLRFNHPTEAAHLKEKCQSGLLSAVILSLTDMTKSAENLSEVMLQTPGKMEEKLNQQEVEQQVQESQNRRNRDIKRLSEENCGAPHQPRAEEKTTGAEMKETVCGRMDVPSTETAESEVPSSCPTSATVEKLVTTVWIHVPGCSMLTAWALHTTSASPAPWTCRLPAIKNVNYTAFST